Genomic window (Aquimarina sp. BL5):
ACATATCTCCAAAAGCGAGAGACGGTATTAAAACGAACAGAAGCTATTGAGAAATCTTACGTGATGCTTTTAAAAAGTGCAAAAGCACAGCAGGATTTTTTTAGTCACGCTAGCAGAGATCCTCAATTTTTTAAAACTGGAGATAATCAATACCTAGATCAATATCTTACTTTATTAGACAGCACGAGATCTTATCTGATGCAAGTTGATTTTGAAGAAGAATCAGCATTAGTAGGAGGGATCGAATTTATTAAATCTGATATCGCAGAAATTGATGCTGTTTTTCTAGAACTTATTGAACAAATTCAGGCAAGAGGATATAAAAACTTCAACCTGGAAGGTTCCATGAGAAAAGATGCACATTGGCTAGAACAGATTGATGAAATCGCAACAGAAGATATTCTTTTTCTAAGAAGATATGAGAAAGATTATATCATGCGTAACGAATCTGTATATGTAACCAAACTAAATGAATTAGTAACTAAACTTCGGCAACAAACTGTAAGTAATAGAAGAATATCTAAGACTCGGAAAAAGACAATCTTATATTATTTGGATGGATATCGCAATAAGTTTATTCAATTAGTAAAACTAGATCAACGTATTGGAATACGCGACAATTCTGGTTTAAAACAGAAACTGGATCAGAAGATAACAATTTGTGAAGAGGATTTTAGCAATCTTGTTTTGTTTACTGAGGAATGGGCAAAAGCAGAATTTAAACAACTTACTATTTATTTTGCGGTCATTTCTTTTCTGTTATTGATCGTGAGCATATGGATTAGTGCGCTTATCTCTAGAAAAATCACAAAACCACTGACAGAACTCACAAAACATATTACGCGATTTGTAGATAGTAACTTTACATTAGAAACTGAACACCCATTGATTCGTACAGACGATGAAATAGGAAGCCTGACTCGCAATTTTTCCTTTCTTAAAGATGAGGTTATTTCTAGACTAAAGTTTTTTAAGCAAAAGGTTGATGAACGTACAGAAGAGTTAGCAACCGCTAATAAAAGATTACTTCGACTGAGT
Coding sequences:
- a CDS encoding adenylate/guanylate cyclase domain-containing protein, with the protein product MFRTFRHRLLFWFLVFISFSFVIIMLSITYLQKRETVLKRTEAIEKSYVMLLKSAKAQQDFFSHASRDPQFFKTGDNQYLDQYLTLLDSTRSYLMQVDFEEESALVGGIEFIKSDIAEIDAVFLELIEQIQARGYKNFNLEGSMRKDAHWLEQIDEIATEDILFLRRYEKDYIMRNESVYVTKLNELVTKLRQQTVSNRRISKTRKKTILYYLDGYRNKFIQLVKLDQRIGIRDNSGLKQKLDQKITICEEDFSNLVLFTEEWAKAEFKQLTIYFAVISFLLLIVSIWISALISRKITKPLTELTKHITRFVDSNFTLETEHPLIRTDDEIGSLTRNFSFLKDEVISRLKFFKQKVDERTEELATANKRLLRLSKANSRFVPEEFLQNLGRKSIEDVQLGDQVEREMTVVFSDIREFTKISELLSPQENFDFLNEYLSGIVPIIKRNGGFIDKFIGDSVMALFPDNPDAAIQTVFEFEDFIEEYNQRLQKNIALPIQIGTGIHTGKLILGTIGHDHRLETTVISDAVNTASRVEGLTKYYDAKVIGTEHTLSKLKNKESFHYRFLDTVQVKGKTKTLSVYEFLGPGEKTKLNYLKTYNKGVKFIENKKIREAAVIFSDLYSKYPEDRAVEIFFERCENYLDKKTSSWDEITHMITK